One genomic segment of Ancylobacter sp. IITR112 includes these proteins:
- a CDS encoding NTP transferase domain-containing protein: MTPEPGGADVVILAAGRGRRMGLDAHKALVPVLAGKGTLERLLMQLAGLPAGAVTVVTGYRSDEVAASVRAFLPRARCVHNPAFATTELLQSLACAFTRAPPTRDCWVLLADTLYSDAALAALFAAPPGGLALAVTARTPDDAGAIAVTVRDGAVVALAEAAASSAWCMAHAVRWPPMLQARACAAAAAGLRFQWQAIAALQREPTTAAFPIRAIMLPLGGARDLDTQADLEQARSLVSP, encoded by the coding sequence ATGACCCCCGAGCCGGGCGGCGCCGATGTGGTGATCCTCGCCGCCGGGCGCGGGCGGCGCATGGGGCTTGACGCGCATAAGGCGCTGGTGCCGGTCCTGGCCGGGAAGGGCACGCTGGAGCGGCTGCTGATGCAGCTCGCCGGCCTGCCGGCGGGCGCCGTGACCGTGGTGACCGGCTATCGGTCGGACGAGGTCGCTGCGAGTGTGCGGGCCTTTCTGCCGCGCGCCCGCTGCGTGCACAATCCGGCCTTTGCCACCACGGAACTCCTGCAGAGCCTCGCCTGCGCCTTCACCCGGGCGCCGCCGACACGCGACTGCTGGGTGCTGCTGGCCGATACGCTCTACAGCGATGCCGCTCTCGCGGCGCTGTTCGCGGCCCCGCCGGGAGGCTTGGCGCTGGCGGTGACGGCCCGCACGCCGGACGATGCCGGCGCCATCGCGGTCACGGTCCGCGACGGAGCGGTGGTCGCCCTCGCCGAGGCGGCGGCGTCGAGCGCATGGTGCATGGCGCATGCGGTGCGCTGGCCCCCGATGCTGCAGGCACGCGCCTGCGCGGCGGCGGCGGCGGGTCTGCGGTTTCAATGGCAGGCGATCGCCGCGCTGCAGCGGGAACCGACCACCGCCGCTTTTCCCATTCGCGCCATCATGCTACCCCTCGGCGGCGCGCGGGATCTCGACACCCAGGCCGATCTCGAACAGGCCCGCTCGCTCGTTTCGCCGTGA